Proteins from a genomic interval of Macrobrachium nipponense isolate FS-2020 chromosome 33, ASM1510439v2, whole genome shotgun sequence:
- the LOC135203033 gene encoding uncharacterized protein LOC135203033, whose product MNLGYFLVLLTTTGVMSGNVRTPTSTTTTTVVEASVDSPFCRLIGSHLHCDFKSYDYIVQVGQSAENSVERVIIRSALRVEVRFDICVNLSFVDVLRVTLQEYGSPSNHYTPASTCQGINIIIHNSSVEKLPRHTHGISVTSSYVRHLPLTRPRGYLVSTMSVFGVADINEPVANQVLYFKDSVIQNLTRLELTSKTSLYLVNTTVLHHRPRALSVGSGSSLYIIRSDGFNLNGTIDLKPGSMVNIYSPASEVSFAVSSLNQSENMISTSYELPQNLTERCLINHESLSEDITYVFVLLILLLLPGNVYLCICLVRSMTGSPAFVNYLLLNEKTSK is encoded by the exons ATGAATTTGGGCTACTTCCTGGTCCTGCTGACGACGACAGGGGTGATGTCAGGAAACGTCAGGACCCcaacatctactactactaccacagtcGTCGAGGCTTCTGTAGATTCTCCTTTCTGTAGGCTCATAGGCAGCCATCTTCACTGCGACTTCAAGAGCTATGATTAT ATAGTCCAGGTGGGGCAGTCTGCCGAAAACTCAGTCGAGAGAGTCATCATCCGTTCTGCTCTGAGAGTCGAGGTCAGATTTGACATCTGCGTCAATCTTTCCTTCGTAGACGTCCTCCGTGTAACCCTTCAGGAGTATGGCAGCCCGAGTAACCACTACACCCCTGCGAGCACCTGCCAAGGTATAAATATTATCATCCACAACTCCTCAGTTGAGAAACTTCCTAGACACACTCACGGGATATCGGTAACATCATCGTACGTCAGACATCTCCCGCTGACTCGTCCGCGTGGATATCTAGTCTCAACTATGTCAGTCTTCGGCGTCGCTGACATCAACGAACCAGTCGCCAATCAAGTCTTATATTTCAAGGACTCGGTTATCCAGAACCTGACGAGGCTGGAACTGACTTCGAAAACGAGCTTGTATCTCGTCAACACGACAGTTCTTCATCATAGGCCTAGAGCCTTGTCAGTTGGTAGTGGTTCTTCGCTCTACATCATCAGAAGTGATGGTTTTAACTTAAATGGAACTATCGACTTGAAACCCGGCTCTATGGTGAATATTTACAGCCCTGCTAGTGAAGTCAGCTTCGCAGTATCTAGTTTAAATCAATCAGAAAATATGATAAGTACCAGTTACGAATTACCTCAGAATCTAACAGAGAGATGTCTCATAAATCATGAATCCTTATCAGAAGACATTACTTATGTTTTTGTTCTTCTAATTCTCCTGTTGCTCCCAGGGAATGTGTATCTCTGTATTTGCCTCGTTAGATCAATGACTGGGTCTCCTGCCTTCGTAAACTATCTGTTACTGAATGAGAAGACCAGTAAATGA